The Haemophilus parainfluenzae genome window below encodes:
- a CDS encoding helix-turn-helix domain-containing protein, translating to MGKHYTIEFKLQALQPILNGKMSIREAARFYNIPSNALVGTWLKRFEKSGIKGLIPRKPSGRPPMKPKYAKMPPPPKTEEDRLRLRILQLEAEVAYLKELRRLRLQDEAEQQKLSKG from the coding sequence ATGGGTAAACACTACACAATCGAATTTAAATTACAGGCTCTCCAACCTATTTTGAATGGAAAAATGAGTATTAGAGAAGCTGCGCGTTTTTACAATATTCCTTCCAACGCCTTAGTCGGGACATGGTTGAAACGGTTTGAAAAAAGTGGCATAAAAGGACTTATTCCCCGTAAACCATCAGGACGACCGCCGATGAAACCCAAATATGCAAAAATGCCACCGCCACCCAAAACTGAAGAAGACCGTTTACGCCTGAGAATTTTACAGCTTGAAGCGGAGGTGGCCTACCTAAAGGAGTTGAGAAGGCTCAGACTTCAGGATGAAGCCGAGCAACAGAAATTATCCAAAGGTTAA
- a CDS encoding IS3 family transposase, whose product MQRLRTRYPLKWLLGFAQLARSTFFAKLQIKPDKDELLKKTIQHIKANHPDYGYRRVHASLPGVNHKKVQRLMQTLGLQVQSRKSKKFTTYRGTIGVIAPNHLERDFSATAPKQKWVTDITEFKAKDGSKVYLSLILDLFNNEVVYYNLSYSLNWAKVEDMLMQAVKGLNKACGVILHSDQGWQYQMVAYRQILAEHGIIQSMSRKGNCLDNAAMESFFGRLKTECFYGREFKTKEEIVDAVRDYLDYYNHRRIQLKLKGLSPIQYRKQSFK is encoded by the coding sequence ATCCAAAGGTTAAGAACACGCTATCCGTTAAAATGGCTTTTAGGCTTTGCACAGTTAGCGCGTAGTACGTTTTTTGCGAAACTTCAGATTAAACCGGATAAGGATGAGTTGTTGAAAAAGACCATTCAACACATCAAAGCCAATCATCCTGATTATGGCTACCGACGTGTTCATGCCAGCTTGCCAGGCGTGAATCATAAAAAAGTTCAACGTTTAATGCAGACACTTGGGCTTCAAGTGCAGTCAAGAAAAAGCAAGAAATTTACCACCTATCGAGGCACGATAGGGGTGATTGCACCGAATCATCTTGAACGCGATTTTAGTGCAACGGCCCCGAAACAAAAATGGGTAACTGATATCACCGAGTTTAAGGCGAAAGATGGGAGTAAAGTCTATTTATCTCTAATTTTAGACTTATTTAACAATGAGGTAGTCTACTATAATCTCAGCTATTCCCTAAACTGGGCGAAAGTAGAGGACATGTTAATGCAAGCCGTCAAAGGATTAAATAAAGCTTGTGGTGTCATTTTGCATTCAGACCAGGGATGGCAATATCAAATGGTAGCTTATCGTCAAATCTTGGCTGAACATGGCATCATTCAAAGTATGTCGAGAAAAGGGAATTGCTTAGATAACGCCGCAATGGAAAGTTTCTTTGGACGATTAAAAACAGAATGTTTTTATGGTCGGGAATTTAAAACAAAAGAAGAGATAGTTGATGCTGTCAGAGATTATTTGGATTACTATAATCACCGACGGATTCAACTAAAATTAAAAGGACTGAGTCCGATACAATATCGAAAACAATCCTTTAAATAA
- the gorA gene encoding glutathione-disulfide reductase, whose product MTKHYDYIAIGGGSGGIASINRAASYGKKCAIIEAKHLGGTCVNVGCVPKKVMFYGAQIAEAINSYAPAYGFDVEVKKFDYAKLVESRQAYISRIHTSYNNVLAKNNVDVFNGFARFKDAKTIEVSYADGSTELVTAEHILIATGGRPSIPAVKGAEYGIDSNGVFALNELPKRVAVVGAGYIAVELAGVLNSLGSETHLFVRQHAPLRNQDPLIVETLVEVLAQDGIQLHTKALPEEVVKNADGSLTLKLQDGRKTTVDTLIWAIGREPATDVINLEVTGVKTNSRGQIIVDKYQNTNVPGIYAVGDIIEGGIELTPVAVAAGRRLSERLFNNKPNEHLDYNLVPTVVFSHPPIGTVGLTEPQAIEQYGEENVKVYKSSFTAMYTAVTEHRQPCRMKLVCVGKEEKIVGLHGIGFGVDEMIQGFAVAIKMGATKADFDNTVAIHPTGSEEFVTMR is encoded by the coding sequence ATGACTAAACATTACGATTATATTGCGATTGGTGGTGGTTCCGGCGGGATTGCTTCAATTAATCGTGCGGCAAGCTATGGCAAAAAATGTGCGATTATCGAAGCAAAACACCTCGGTGGCACTTGTGTGAACGTAGGTTGTGTACCGAAAAAAGTGATGTTCTATGGCGCACAAATTGCAGAAGCCATTAATAGCTATGCACCCGCTTATGGTTTTGATGTAGAAGTGAAAAAGTTTGATTACGCGAAATTAGTCGAAAGTCGTCAAGCTTACATCAGTCGAATTCATACCTCTTACAATAATGTATTAGCGAAAAATAACGTGGATGTGTTTAATGGTTTTGCGCGTTTTAAAGATGCCAAAACGATTGAAGTGAGCTATGCAGATGGTTCAACAGAATTAGTGACTGCCGAGCATATCTTAATTGCGACGGGTGGTCGTCCAAGTATTCCAGCGGTAAAAGGCGCAGAATACGGGATTGATTCAAATGGTGTATTTGCTTTAAATGAGTTACCAAAACGTGTCGCAGTAGTAGGCGCAGGGTATATTGCCGTTGAATTAGCGGGTGTTTTAAATAGCTTAGGCAGCGAAACCCATTTATTTGTGCGCCAACATGCTCCATTGCGTAATCAAGATCCATTAATTGTCGAAACCTTAGTTGAAGTGTTAGCACAAGATGGTATCCAATTACATACTAAAGCGTTGCCTGAAGAAGTAGTGAAAAATGCGGATGGTTCGCTTACCTTGAAATTACAAGATGGCCGTAAAACCACAGTGGATACGTTAATTTGGGCGATTGGTCGTGAACCTGCAACAGATGTGATTAATCTTGAAGTAACAGGGGTGAAAACCAATTCACGCGGGCAAATTATTGTCGATAAATATCAAAATACAAATGTACCTGGTATTTATGCCGTAGGTGATATTATCGAAGGTGGTATTGAATTAACGCCAGTTGCTGTAGCAGCAGGTCGTCGTTTGTCTGAGCGTTTATTCAATAACAAACCGAATGAGCATTTAGATTACAATCTTGTGCCAACGGTTGTGTTCAGCCATCCGCCAATTGGTACAGTGGGTTTAACTGAACCGCAAGCGATTGAACAGTATGGTGAAGAAAATGTGAAAGTGTATAAATCCTCTTTCACGGCAATGTACACCGCTGTCACTGAACATCGTCAACCTTGCCGAATGAAATTAGTTTGTGTCGGCAAAGAAGAGAAAATCGTGGGCTTACACGGCATTGGTTTTGGTGTGGATGAAATGATTCAAGGTTTTGCTGTAGCAATCAAAATGGGCGCAACTAAAGCAGACTTTGATAATACGGTGGCAATTCACCCAACAGGTTCTGAAGAATTTGTGACAATGCGTTAA
- a CDS encoding hotdog fold thioesterase, translating to MAIWKKTFTLNQLNEMSKNCAIEHLGIEVSAVGENWIEAKMPVDHRTTQPFGLLHGGISVALAETIGSLAGFLCIEERQVALGLDINANHLRPVKQGFVTAKATPIALSQNTHVWQIDIRNEEDKLCCVSRLTLSIKHL from the coding sequence ATGGCGATCTGGAAAAAAACATTCACACTCAATCAACTTAATGAAATGAGTAAAAACTGTGCCATAGAACATTTAGGTATTGAAGTTTCTGCTGTAGGAGAAAACTGGATTGAAGCAAAAATGCCCGTTGATCATCGCACCACTCAGCCTTTTGGTTTATTACATGGTGGCATATCAGTTGCCTTAGCAGAAACCATTGGTTCATTGGCAGGATTTCTCTGTATAGAAGAAAGGCAAGTTGCCTTGGGATTAGATATCAACGCCAATCATCTTCGACCAGTAAAACAAGGTTTTGTTACCGCAAAGGCAACACCAATTGCTTTAAGTCAAAATACTCATGTTTGGCAAATTGACATTCGCAATGAAGAAGATAAACTCTGTTGCGTTTCTCGATTAACGCTTTCTATCAAACATTTATGA